The genomic window ttgaaataaaaaagcTTATTCACTTGGCAGCAATGTAATTAAAAATGAGgtaattaaccttaatttaacaaaaaaaacacagttaataattgaacttaaaatttaaaatttgaaaaatagagagactaaatttcaaaatttttaagagTACATGGACTTATCTTATATTTTAACCCCAATATATATTTTGTGGGGGGGGTGTGGGGTGGGGGTTGAATCTTATAAAAAGACCAATACCTTCTTGAAACTTCAAGATCCTCTAATGTCTTCAACATGTTTGCTGATTCAGTCTTTAGATGCTGCATTCTCAGTCAATATGCACcataaaagcatgaaattaataaCCTggctatatataaaatttatatttgatacaCAAACagtatataattttatacatcaTCAATAAATTAGATGATGCAACATCCAAGGGcgaattcaattttttatgagattaaagtgtaattttatattatattaacttatgaCTTCATCACTTTCGAAAAGACTGAatagaaattttttcatttttagagaCACCAAAGTGTGATTTCACCACATAGTAACTAATAATCTATCATTTATTTGTGTCTCCACCCAATTTGCCCCTAGCAGCATCATCTAATTTACTGATTATGTATACCATGAATACATATAAGAAATGGTCTAttttaattcatcaaaatttgGTGGTCGTACTTTTACAAAAACTCATAAATCAATCTAATTGGACAATACTGGTAAACCTTACCAATTTATACATGACAACTAACAAAAACTAGCGACTCAAATTCATGTGTTTACTAACAAATGGAGGAGAATCTATATAAAGTAAAGAgatgaaaatcataaataaatctaTAATTAATTGCATTAAGACATCAAAAACAAAAGACATGCTAACCTGCAGGTTTTGTTCAATTGGCTTATTGGTTTCGTTATCCTTTGTATGCCGCCTATAACGTTCTATAGTTTGCTGCATGCTAAATAAATGATATATCCAAATAGCAACACAAATCAATGCATGGCAAAGCTTGTAATTAAAAACCAAACAATGTTTTAACTAGAACAGAAGGCATAAATGCAATAAAAAcctcaaataaaatcaaaaaaagaaatgATTAACTAAACAGTATCATTAAGCATTTCCACAATGAGTttcaaaagatgaaagaaaatatCTATGCACATATAAAACATGACATAAACATTTTCAAACACAATGATCAGAGTTGTATATGAAATCATCCGTAGATCATTAAGACATTAGGTAAACAAAGTTGACTAATGTTGCTGTCTTTTCTCTGAGGAAATTATTGGATTTAAACATGAATAACAtccaattatatatttttctaataagactaatactacataaatagattaaaaaaaaagaccaaataaaataaccatttccaTATGATACTTCCAAGACACCcctttttattttagaaatatagTTTAAGAAAAAACATTGTTTTATATTGCAATAATACCAGTACATGATGAAAGGGAGAGTACTACAAGGTTATCAGAAAAGTGTACCCTTTCTTTCAAATAAACATTATTTTTCAAGCCAACACCATATACaaggaaaattttaaagtttatctTTTAGGACAAGGTAcagtttaaatatttttggtttcACTTTTGGTTAGTCCTATAAACCGGCATCATTCTAGTCACTAAGTTGTTATAGTAATTAGGGATTAGTCATAAAATATAGTTTAATTTTGGTTCTTGGGAAAACCCCACATGAAAGAACAATGTTGTGGAGAGTATATAGCACTAAATGATGTGCGTAAGTGAGAGTTTTTATGGCAGAATCAAACaaccctaagtatgaaaattggTGCTGAACAGCAAATTAATTGAAAAGTGAGGGggtttaaagaaaattattatttacctAGAGCTTGCAAATTCAAAGAGCTTGCCTCTAGGAGAGAAGATGATTAAAGCAACTTCAGCATCACAAAGAACTGATAGTTCAAAAGCTTTCTTTAGTAGCCCATTTCGTCGCTTTGAGAATGTAACTTGCCTGCTTGTATCGTTCTCTATGCGCCTCATTTGTGTTTTTCCCCTCACCATGATGAGGATCTTCGTACCTTCAAAGCCaacaaaacacatatatatatatgaaataccaAACAGGCATTAAAACAAACACATGGAAAACACAAGAatataaatgaacaaaaaaagaaaaacagttACAAAAGAAGCAAATTATAAAACCCAGAAAACCCTTTTTCCTTTACATGGATTTGTAAGAAGAAACTGAGGGTTTtaagcatatatgtatatgtatatgtatatgtatatgtatatatgaaaatcaaaatcttaccaaattggCAAGCAAAGAACTTggaacttttttttttgcttaaatattACAGATACCGAAAGGAGATCAGatcaagtaaaaatttaaatcatgtaattttttattttttttgtgatcTGATCCTTTGAACAATCAAAAGAACAAAGACCCAGAAAGCTAAAAGTGAAGAAAGATATCcagaaaaaacccaaaaattagaaatttttttttatggtgATTGATTTGATTTGGGGTTGTGCCCCTTTATTAGTCGCCACTATCAAAGGAAAAAATTTAAACTACAAAACCCCACAAAACATCATCCTTTCCTTTTTAATCCATCTTTTAAGCTTTTTTTCTTCTCGTGTAAAAATTTTCTATATACAAACAGCACAGGTGTAAAGcaaaaagcatatatatatatatataatagagtttaaaaatgaaaagaaattggagTCGAAAATTGGATGTTTTTGCTTCTTATGGTAAACTCATTAATACAAAATCCAAAGATACTACAAACTTACATGaaaaagcaaaaggaaaaaaaaactactttactaaaaaaaatacaGCAAGTGGgtttaaaaagagaaagaaaagagattttataaacaaatatttttgtacttcaaataaaattttaattttttttgataaataaaattatcttcTTGAGaaagaagttaaaaaaaaaaggagagagagtaTGGGACAAATGAATGGGGACAAGATAAGATTGTCCGTACAATTCCGTACACAGAAGACCAATTAGGTTTCGAAAACTCAacaagagataataataaattattattattattttctttctcaaaaaccttaaaaaggggaaaaaggttttttgtttttagaagcttctttcaattttcttgtaagagctttttctttttcattttttattttaatatacattGTTTGGCTCTTTCgcctaaatattattattattattattaaaatgagATGAAAAAGCGGTTGGATCGGTTATTATTTTTAGGCTGACAATCCAAAAATATGTGGTTTCTAATGTTATCTGATAAATACTTGAGTAAGCAGTGTTTATACTTTATATATActagttttaattatttaataattatttaaaatataatatataatatttaaatttaaaaaattgagatcttCACAACTCCATCGGTTCActcttttttagtttttcttaacATCGGGTTGCCTCCAATTCATCCGTTTCATCGTTTACAAACTaagattatatattaatatttttttttaattaaatttaaacattcaAATTCGAGTTTGGGTTGAGTTAGcttgttaatttattaatgtaaaaaACTTTTAAGTTATTGgttgttaaggtttttttttttaagttcaactaGTGAATTCCGAGCGACAACTCGACGATCGGGTCAGTGGTTCAATACACATCGATAAGTAAAAGAATATAttttagatccaagttgatctgaCAATCATTGATAGAGATCGGaaaagaaagttgtttggattttgattcacagatttgtgacattcaaagttattttctgaaaaaaaattgaattgtaaaagagAAGGGGAATGAGAGCTTTCGATTGATCCAGGCGATACAAGTAGAGAAGGCTATACTGTAACTATTTTAAcagcccaatgacttaaatgaaaactttcgaatagcttagtgattattttgtaatttttcaaagttaaataaccaaaatataaatttaaaaaaaatacaaaagtaaATGTGAATAGGTATACATGTTATTGTAGAAAGGTTTTCAATTTGATTAGTATTCTTATTGATGCCTTTTATGGGCATTGGCTGAGGTTGTTGTCCAACACACAGGGTTCTCTTTCACTTGCTGCTGCCTTCACAACTTGACAAACTAGCCTATGGTTATTATAATGGGGGACCACAATGATGCTGTTGctaccttttttcttcttttttcaatcTAAGGGTCCATATTTCCTTTTGGGATATGTGAGATCACATCGTGGCCCTTCAACAACTTTGCTTTATAGTAATAGAAAAAATATTAGGTTTAATTATGGTTTTATCCCTCTATTATGTTGAAATTAGGATTCAAACCCTTCATTTTAGTTTGGTGTCTCtactctctcctttttttttttaatataatggtattagtatgttcatattgaTAACACCATTAGTGGTTGTTGTTAAAATGATTAACATGAAGTTTTTTTAAACAACGTTAAGcgtgtttacctttattcaagtATGGAGTTGGGTTGAAAGTAAGTTAATTGGACTCGAAGTTTAGACTTGACTATTGAAGGTATTGTAAAAAGAAAGTAAGCTATGAGGCATTGGGGATTTGGGTTTCCACACGTTCTTCGATGCTTATATTGATAAGGAGATTAAGGAAAATTGAGGGAGCAATCGAGCAAGGATATTTTAGTAGAGCAAAAGTAATGCTTAAAATATGAGGAAGATGGGATGATACCTAGCTTTTATATTTGACTTGGAGGCTAAATAAAAGTTACCTATTAGATCGTGAGGATTGGTTCCTTCCTTTTGTCTTTAGTTGGCAAGTTTTACAAGGTCGTTTATGTGTCAATCTTAGCCTGTCACATATATTAGGGCTGACTTGTCACGAGTTGTCATTTACTAGTGCTTCTAAACCTCGTGGACCATGAATTTTTAGCAGTTTTCTTCGACAATTGGTTTTACGAAATATTTGGTTGTGACAAGAATAGGATAACccctttcaaatttattaatagaCCTCAAGAGTATACATAATAGTTATATAGCAGTAGTCACATAGGAATAGgaaagatatataatatattccTAAATATATGCCTATAAGATATAcagtaatataaaatatattcctAAAAGATAATATCTCTATATCCTAACAGCCCCCCTCAAATTGGAGCATGCAAATCTTAAATGCCCAACTTGCTAAAAAGGTATTCAAATTGCAGTTTACTAAGCgcctttgtaaaaatgtcagccaACTGAATGGAGGTCGGAATATAAGAAGGTGCAATCAACCCATCCTGGATTGCATCCATAACAAAGTGACAATCCACTTCAATATGTCTAGTATGCTCGTGAAATACAGGATTCTGTGCATTATGCAACGCAAATTGACtatcataaaataaatgaatagctTTAGGATGATGAACACCTAAGCTCGATAGCAAAGCCTTCAACCACTTAAGCTCACAAGTGATGGAAGCCATAGACCTATACTCAACCTCAGCGAAAGAACGAGAAACAATTTGTTGTTTCTTAGTTTTCCGTGAAATAGGAGATTGTCCCAGAAAGACAAGCCAACCAATGAGGACGATGCAAATTTTTTTTGTGTTAAACACCAAGCTCAATACCATAACAAGAATAGGGTAATCCCTTTTAATATTATTGATAGACCTCAATAgtatacataatatttatacAGTAGTAGTCACATAggaatatgaaaaatatataatatatcccTAAATGTATTCCTAAAAGATAATATCCTATAATCATATCCTAACAGGTTGATATgtaaatttgttattattgaaCATGATTAATTGAATTTCCACATAGCCCCGACATACAAtcgaataataattaaaaaaatctccACTCATCATATCTTTTATAGTAGCAACTTATggtaaaaaatttgatttgatataattGAACATGAACAGTTCTAGGCATGACGAATTTGGACTTagcaaatgattaaattatatcaaatcaaagTAAAAAAAGACTAAGTTTTAAATTTCAACATAGTAGAGGGACCAAACTAAAATTAGACCaaaaatattatcttttttttcttgatGCATTACCCAAGCCCGACTATGGGGGTCGTCTGGAGGTGCGGCCGCCCAATGCCTAAGGTTGAAAAAGGTCCAAAATATTGTTTTCCAGTTGTTAAGAGGCCCaaaaaaaatttagcttttaagggccaaaatttttttttaccaacttttaagtaaaattttttttctccAACTTTTAAGTAACTTAAAACCTATTTTATTGTTTTGCCTAGGGCCCCAAAAATGTCAAAGAACGGGCTTGGCAATATCTAGAACTACTCATGACttttttcaacccttaaatagaaggATAAACATGCTTCAATTCGCTCGAATTTACATCTTCCTACAATGGCAATAATATtaataccaatcgagttaaatacttaattaataaaaaaaagaattatattaaaaggaaagaagagaagagagaagCTATGGGttttataaaagaaaagagagaagctTAAAGACACTAATTTCTAAGAAAGTTTTAGAGAATCAAACACATTTATCAGATGTTTGGTGTTTTTTCCTAGTATTTGCGGTCCTGGTTTTAGCAAACCATAGCCCATATGCCTTGGATGGTCCCCCACTTCCCACCAATGTAGCAAAAAGCACATGTGACATTTAAAGTAAACCGAGGATGCCCTAAATGAAGAAATTTGACACCCTCTTTTGTTGGGAACTGTCACATCCTTTTGCCATTATTTCTGCATTTATATGTTTCTACTATGTACATTTAACATTATTTGAGGTAAAAAGTATTATGAATGGAATATATTAggagttttctttaaaaataaataaataaataaatttgtatatgttagattaaaaagtaaatttatcattttgtttaatatattaaatactcGTCTGTGTACGTCAACATAATATACATATGGCACGCCGTATATAACTACATGGTTATTCCATTAGTCATGCCAGTTTTTATTAATACAAATGGATGGAGTTTTTAACAAAATGGACCATTTTATTCCTTAATTTAATGTACAtaaactaatttactcattttttaaagtAGAGATGACAAAATACAATATGATTCTTAATACAATGACCTCCATAGCACTTTTATCTATTTGGGGGGTTAAATGGATTGTAAGGAAGAAATTATGCAAGTTGCTAATATGAGTGGATTCAATTAGTTAAGCATTAAAGTTCGAGTTTCACTAACAGTTTCATATACTGATTGATTTGTAAATACTACTTTCAATTTTTTACGAGACTAATAATGTACATTCACCCTAAccttttatcattattaatgCAAGTATATGTTTgtactatataatttaaatatttatggcTTCAAATTTTGTAGTATTTAAAGGTTAAATGGATTATAAAGACGAAATGATGCAAATTGTAAATATAGATTGATTCAATTAATTAAGTATTCATTAACAATGTTAATAAGTACTAAGATTCGAATTTCACTAATcatttcatttaatgattaaactgTAAATACCATTTTCAACAACCGATATTATTAGTCACATTGTTATCTATGTTGCTTCATTTTGTATTTAAGGTTATGTACAAATCTTGGGTTGGTACCACCTCTTTTTCTAATCGTAATGGTTGGTATATCTATAAATGTATTATAATAAAGTGTAGCTACCTACATTACTATTGAAAATCAATTCCCCATCTAGCAATGGTGGAGTTTGAAAGCAACgagtcaaaaaattatttcaattaactcgaatttaaatatgatattatttaatttgatgaacttaaaaaattaacatcTCAAATTTGTCCAACTTGAAATCAAATTGACCTAAACTTAAATGATCTAAACCTGGAATTCACTTGGACCTAAAACAACTTGAAATGATCAGATTGCGAAACGATCTAACCTCATACTTGATTTGAATTTcaaacttaaataatttaaacccaaaatgactctaaatcaaaattaacttaaacaaaaaataacCCAAATTCGAAACAACTAAAACGTTTTAAGACAAGAGACGAAATGCAAACCCATATTCTTATCATGTAAACACAAATATAAATcattgtaaatataaaataaaatatgcaataAATTTCTATACTttcatttataaaaatttaatattctattattaaaattattttattaaattaaagttaatcataatatcattttttattcACGTTGCTACctaataagtattttttttatatcaaaataatacacCGACATATTTAAATGTttacaattaaacttaaattttaaagtcTAAAAAATACGATTAAATTTCGAAGAATACAAAGTATGAAATGTAACAAGTGAATGGCTCTTATATTTGATCATATAAAATGTTACCGAATTGATTGAGGTTTATACCAGTGTAAATAAAACTCTTTCTCACAAATATAGCacacccaaaaaagaaaaaaaccaaacTATTGCAAAAGACAAGGGTACATACACCCCATCAAACAATATCCTGCAACATTCTATCACCACCTCTGGAGAAGTCCTTCTGCAGCAACCTGGGTGAGAACAATGCTATCAACAAAGGGTTTTTTCTCAGACAGGTAATGAAGTCATCCCTGCTGATTCTCCCATCATTGTTTGAATCAAATAGGTTCAACAGTCCATGGACCTGCATGTCCACATGGTTCCATATATATAGGTTGGATCGAGTCAAGAAATAACATCAACCATCTATATAGTTTTATAATGGGAAaatcatttctactattaaaaactgacgGAATCAGATAGTTGCACGTGGCGTGCTATGTGTACAGCATGTTGACGTACATAGACAAATTTTTCTcagtaaaaatgaatgaaatttttaatggaAAGACCACTTTGCGTACAggaactaatttacccatttatttaATAGAAGAAGCAAAATACAATCTATCTCATGGTACAAGGGCCTCCatgaaaattttaccttttataatgttattaaaagTCCAAATTGATGAATTTTTCTGTTATAGAGGCCTATATTAGGTatcagattgcattttacccctttactaaaaaatagacaaattagcccctgtacattaaatcaaagagcaaactgatcctttctattaaaaatttcatctatttctactattaaaaattgacatgACTAATGAAATACCAAGACAAGTGTGTGTACTCTCATTTTGACGTACAAGGACCAGTTTTATCAGtagaaataaatagaatttttaacaataccagtttgctctttgatctaagatacaaagactaatttgctcatttttggagtaaagaaagtaaaatgcaatctgacaatGGCCTCCATGGAACTTTtaacttttataatgttattagtaagTCCCGAATTTTTCCATTAATAACACTCTTATGGTAAGAATCCATGTCATCACAATATTGGCAACAATCAACAATGTTATCTTGGACATATACTAATAACACTATAAAGTAGAGGGACCAAGTCTTTTATTTACCTCATCTTCATTCAAGTCTGGAATTGCATGTCTAAGGATGTTTGATAACTGATCCAAAAGCAATAAAAACAAGTTTTTAAGTTAACGTTCCAAGCATAAATGCACAAAGGTTAAACCAATGAAAAAGACTGAAGTACAAACtaacataaagaaaagaaagaaccaCGTACTTCTTCCTTCATGCAGTAGTTATCTCCCCTAACATCACATTCGGCAAATGCTAATTCACAAGCTTGCATGAATAGTGGTTTCTTCATAACATGAGCTACCCCGAATAAAAACTGCCAGGAAGAACACAAAATGGTACAATGAGTCCTCTACGGATGAAAAAATTGCTTGAGTTGTCTTTTGGACCAAAGTTAAGGTGAATTATCGTAACAGAGAGAATTCGGATGCTTATGCAAGCTAGTAGTGATCAACCGAAGGTAATATAATAGCAGCATTATGAGTAATGGCAATGTTACCATGGTCTTGGCCGGTTAGCAACACACTGTAGCGTAAAGCTAAAATTAAGATATAAATAAACAGAAGCACGAAAATTCTAGGGAGGTAAAACTGCAGCTGCATTACCTGCTTGAATGTAATTGATCCATTCTTCTCCACATCAAGGAACCCAAAAATCTGTACGAGAAAATAATCACGATACAAACCAAAGGAAGACGTTTCAGGAAACTGAGGAAATACGGCAACTGACCTCTTCAGAAAGTTTACATGCCTTTAGTCGTAGGCCCTCGAAAATCATGAAGTTTAACACAGCCACTGCACGAAGAGAtcattaaaaactattaaaagagAATGGAACGAAATATCTTTGTGTTTCTGAACTAGAGATGGTGCAGTTCTATGAGTTGAGCTGGCCCGATAACAAGAAAGGACTACCATAAATATGTTAGTGATACCTAGTGTCCGGATTCATGGAAAGAAACTTATCCAGAAAGTCCACGGCCTCCAAGCTGCTAATATGGTACAGCTGAAAAACGATATAAAATGTTTACCGAGTGAGAGGGAGCGAGCAACTTCATAGAAACCGATCTAGACAAGGTTAAATCAAGTTCAAGTTCAAATACAAATGTATTTTTATGAAAAGACGAATAAGAGTTTCAAACTGGAGTCACCGATTCAATCCTGGCCATTTCAACCATATAACTCCAGGGCCTTTCCTGCAAAATTTATGTTAAAAGAATTATTAACACTAAAACAAATAGATATTCAGATGAATCACGTGTTACGAGACCCGATTCCTCACAAagttaacataatttttatcacTTAAAACGTAGAAATAAACCACCAAGAGAAGCACACACTTGTTGCAGTTCAGCAGCTTTCATTAGGAGCATTAAATCCCCATATGAATGAGATGTTTGTACAACATTAAGAGCACTTGCCATAGCTTGACCAGTCTGCCGACAAACATACGAATCAATCAATAATCTAGAAAACCCGACACTACATGGAAAACCGTGAACAGACTTACCCTCTCAGCAAAGTGGACAGCACTCAGTTTTTCATTATCAGGGGGCATAATGATAGGGAGATATTCTACCTGTCAAATAAGAAAACCGGGAATCAGATTTAAACAAAACGTAAAATTTACCGGGCTTTGGAACCCgacattgaaattttgaattagatAAGCTAGACGACATACCTCCATATAATTATGAAACTGAGTAAACATTCTAAACATGAGCTTAGCCAAAGATATAAGCCCCCTAAACAAGACAACACCAAAAGTATTTAGCAAGTGCATGGACAAAAAAAATAGACCGAAGAAATTGAGTCCTACCAGGATTGATCAAAGTGTACATGAGGATAACGAACGATTATAGGTTGAATCGGATGACCAGGGATGAATGCACCGAGTTGAAACGAAATAAGGACCTTCCCATTAGTCGTGGTTCCCTCGGGAAATAGTAGCACTCTAGGAAATTTATCACATGAAGCCCTTCTCTGTATTCAAATCCTTGAAAACACATTTCTGTATCAAATAGCTTATAAAATTGATAAAGCAATGCTACTCGAACTTAACAGACTCGAGTTTTGAAACAACAGACACAATTGAAACTTTCTACCTTTATTTCGTTTACAGCGTTCTTTCTTGATGCCGGTGAGAATCTATTAACATATATCACCTACCATGGATAAAAAAGAAGGGtatattacaaaaacaaattaaaagcaaGTGTATAGAAAAAGATTATTACAGTTGTTGGGGGGGGGACCGGTTCCTTTGAAAGAAGCCTTTGAAGTGTTGTCTTCCAAGTAGCTGACCCAGACCCCAACAACCGAAAGTATTACCCCCATGTTGAGGTTCTGTCTCCGGCCTTCATGGAGAGCCGTGTATGGTTCATGGTAGAAGCCCCGTGGTTGGTGGAGATAGCTACCTGCAAGGCTCGGGAGAGGTGTCAGTATTGGACGTCTGAATAATAACGGAGGTACCTGGGCCCCCGCAACTCGAACTACCAACCAAGGCTTGGTTGGTGGTTCAAGTTGTCCCGGGATCAAGTACTTCCCCACGCCCTATACTGACATTTCTCCCGAGTTTGCAAGCATCCATCTCCATCAACCAAGGCACCCCCACGTGATCCGTACACGGATCTCCGGGGAGACTGATGACAGAACTTCAACACGGGGACAATACTTTCGATTGTTAGGGGTCCAGGTCGACTGCCTGAAAGACGACACTCAAAGTCGTGCCCGAAAGAACCGATCCACACTCAACAACAATTAAGATTATTGATTACCTGCATTGCTCTAATAATAGTTCCAACAAAAGGCATTGAATCATGTGACTCTGAAGCAACAATTGTAGGAAACAATTCGTAGAAATAAAATATAGGTTCAATATATGATACATGATTAGATACAACAATTGGAGCAATCTCTCTTGGAGCTGGTTTCCCTTTTCTTCTAATCCATTGGTAACTACAAAAACATATTAACAAAGCTCAAATCTTTGAACTAAAAAGTTTCACTCAAATGAATAAAGTTTGAATCTTTAAAACTTACCCAAAAGAGAAAAGTATAAACCGAGCACAAATTCTAGTGACCCACATGATTCTACACCGCCATTTAGGCATTGGGTTTTGTTTATCTTTCCACCCTTCCAATGCTATCCTAGTAGCAATATACCCTACAGCCAAACATGCCCCAAACAAGACCAATCTCAGTAACATTATCGGCAAACACAGTACGATCTTTACTGCCTCGTAAACCCCAGAAATAAACGGCGTTCCGTTTCGAAATGGGTCGACGGTTGTCGGTGCCGGAACAGAGTGTGCGTCCGACCCGAGAAAAGCGTACGGGTTGGAAGAAGTGAGGGTGGTTTTCTCGTCGTTGTGCGTTTGGTGGGGAGGTTGATGATTGGACGGAGATTGATCG from Gossypium hirsutum isolate 1008001.06 chromosome D12, Gossypium_hirsutum_v2.1, whole genome shotgun sequence includes these protein-coding regions:
- the LOC107945629 gene encoding LOW QUALITY PROTEIN: lysophospholipid acyltransferase LPEAT2 (The sequence of the model RefSeq protein was modified relative to this genomic sequence to represent the inferred CDS: inserted 2 bases in 1 codon), which translates into the protein MAEYDLTSPLLSPRSSDQPQTVLTVDEDSEPSDQSPSNHQPPHQTHNDEKTTLTSSNPYAFLGSDAHSVPAPTTVDPFRNGTPFISGVYEAVKIVLCLPIMLLRLVLFGACLAVGYIATRIALEGWKDKQNPMPKWRCRIMWVTRICARFILFSFGYQWIRRKGKPAPREIAPIVVSNHVSYIEPIFYFYELFPTIVASESHDSMPFVGTIIRAMQVIYVNRFSPASRKNAVNEIKRRASCDKFPRVLLFPEGTTTNGKVLISFQLGAFIPGHPIQPIIVRYPHVHFDQSWGLISLAKLMFRMFTQFHNYMEVEYLPIIMPPDNEKLSAVHFAERTGQAMASALNVVQTSHSYGDLMLLMKAAELQQERPWSYMVEMARIESLYHISSLEAVDFLDKFLSMNPDTSGCVKLHDXFEGLRLKACKLSEEIFGFLDVEKNGSITFKQFLFGVAHVMKKPLFMQACELAFAECDVRGDNYCMKEELSNILRHAIPDLNEDEVHGLLNLFDSNNDGRISRDDFITCLRKNPLLIALFSPRLLQKDFSRGGDRMLQDIV